A stretch of the Pseudalkalibacillus hwajinpoensis genome encodes the following:
- the thiD gene encoding bifunctional hydroxymethylpyrimidine kinase/phosphomethylpyrimidine kinase, whose translation MRKALTIAGSDSGGGAGIQADLKTFQEREVFGMSAITALTAQNTLGVHNVYPQSIEAVQSQLDAVLSDIGTDAVKTGMLFSSDIILGVAKKIREYQVPNLVIDPVMIAKGGASLLQKEAIRAMKEELIPLGTIITPNIPEASELLGGDSITSVREMEEAAAALQDFGAKAVLVKGGHMDGETSIDVLYANQRFYHYESKRIDTKHTHGTGCTFSACIAAELAKGRTIQEAVSTAKEFITAAIANSLSIGNGIGPTNHSAHRQKLISGMKQ comes from the coding sequence ATGCGTAAAGCACTTACGATAGCTGGATCTGATAGTGGGGGAGGAGCTGGTATTCAGGCCGATTTAAAAACATTTCAAGAGCGTGAGGTGTTTGGGATGAGTGCCATAACGGCACTTACAGCGCAAAATACTCTAGGGGTTCACAATGTTTATCCCCAATCTATAGAAGCGGTTCAATCTCAGTTAGATGCTGTGCTATCGGATATTGGAACAGATGCTGTGAAAACTGGTATGCTTTTCTCTAGTGATATTATTTTGGGCGTTGCTAAGAAGATAAGAGAATACCAGGTGCCAAACCTTGTGATTGATCCTGTTATGATTGCAAAGGGAGGAGCATCACTCCTTCAAAAAGAGGCGATTCGTGCCATGAAGGAAGAACTCATTCCTCTTGGTACTATTATTACACCAAATATTCCTGAAGCTTCGGAGTTATTAGGTGGCGACTCAATTACTTCAGTTCGAGAAATGGAAGAAGCTGCAGCGGCATTACAGGACTTTGGTGCAAAGGCTGTCCTTGTTAAAGGCGGACATATGGATGGAGAAACTTCTATAGATGTTTTGTATGCGAACCAACGTTTTTATCACTATGAGTCTAAACGAATTGATACAAAACATACTCATGGAACGGGATGTACCTTCTCTGCTTGCATCGCTGCAGAGCTTGCGAAAGGACGAACAATACAAGAGGCGGTCTCAACTGCAAAAGAATTTATTACAGCAGCCATTGCGAATTCTCTTTCTATAGGTAATGGAATTGGACCTACGAACCACTCTGCGCATAGGCAAAAGCTAATAAGTGGAATGAAACAATAG
- a CDS encoding ABC transporter permease, whose amino-acid sequence MTEISNLSLLTMILFVIIPVSLSYLFSLGIGKSAIWSSLRGVVQLFFIGYILTFLFSMPDWQGIGLWVAVMLVIASLQAAKRGKGIPYAFLLSLCSLILIEVFVLSLWIIFDIIPFKSEQVIPMSGMIIGNSMVATGLAFERMKNEFHDSKGKILAALSLGANSSQASQMIIRKTIRAAMIPNVDGLKTIGLVQLPGMMTGLILGGASPIEAIRYQIVISISIFSSVSICAMIISLVTYRFFYNRKMQLLEVKGGNK is encoded by the coding sequence ATGACTGAAATATCAAATCTATCTTTATTAACGATGATTCTCTTTGTCATAATCCCCGTGTCTCTTTCTTATTTATTTTCACTAGGAATTGGCAAATCCGCGATTTGGTCCTCCTTACGTGGGGTAGTTCAATTATTTTTTATAGGATACATTCTTACTTTTTTGTTTTCAATGCCTGATTGGCAGGGAATAGGACTTTGGGTAGCGGTTATGCTGGTCATTGCTTCTCTACAAGCTGCCAAAAGAGGAAAGGGTATACCCTATGCCTTTCTGCTATCTCTTTGTTCTCTCATATTGATTGAAGTGTTTGTTCTCTCACTATGGATTATTTTTGATATCATTCCATTTAAATCAGAACAAGTCATTCCAATGAGTGGAATGATTATTGGTAATAGTATGGTTGCAACAGGTCTAGCATTTGAGAGAATGAAAAATGAGTTTCATGATAGCAAAGGGAAAATTCTTGCAGCGTTGTCACTTGGGGCAAATTCGTCACAAGCTTCTCAAATGATCATAAGGAAAACAATTCGTGCGGCTATGATCCCTAACGTAGATGGATTAAAAACGATTGGTCTTGTACAATTGCCCGGTATGATGACAGGACTTATTCTAGGTGGCGCTTCGCCCATTGAAGCTATACGATATCAAATTGTAATATCGATAAGCATCTTCTCATCCGTTTCCATATGTGCGATGATTATATCGTTAGTTACATATCGCTTTTTCTATAATCGAAAGATGCAGTTATTAGAAGTCAAAGGAGGAAATAAATAA
- a CDS encoding ABC transporter ATP-binding protein, which produces MNKIIEVKNVNNERVSDIHFDMLEGSLTTIIGPSGAGKSSLLMLLNRLEDPDRGEILFKGKKLDEFPINKLRRNIGMVFQQAHLFNGTIEDNLKFGPLLEKKWNEKMGIQLLEKVQLPRDFLTKDVENLSGGEEQRVAFARTLANNPEVLLLDEVTSALDMRTVDWMEELLHTLVNEEGKTILMITHDLKQAKRLGSYTLFMNEGKIEEQGETKILFQSPKSDALKHFLEG; this is translated from the coding sequence ATGAATAAAATAATTGAAGTGAAAAATGTGAATAATGAACGTGTGTCAGATATTCATTTTGATATGCTAGAAGGATCATTAACAACGATCATCGGCCCTTCAGGCGCTGGAAAAAGTAGCTTATTGATGTTGCTGAACCGATTAGAGGATCCTGATAGAGGTGAAATTCTCTTTAAAGGAAAGAAGCTAGATGAATTTCCAATCAATAAGCTACGTCGAAATATTGGGATGGTCTTTCAACAGGCTCACCTATTTAATGGAACAATTGAAGATAATTTAAAGTTTGGACCGCTTCTAGAAAAGAAATGGAATGAAAAAATGGGCATTCAACTATTAGAGAAAGTTCAATTACCTCGCGATTTTTTAACAAAAGATGTGGAAAATTTATCTGGTGGTGAAGAGCAAAGAGTGGCATTTGCGAGAACGCTTGCTAATAATCCTGAGGTGTTGTTATTAGACGAGGTGACTAGTGCGCTTGATATGCGTACAGTTGATTGGATGGAAGAATTGTTACATACACTTGTGAATGAAGAAGGGAAAACGATTCTAATGATTACACATGATCTAAAACAGGCGAAGAGGCTTGGTTCATATACTCTCTTTATGAATGAAGGAAAGATTGAAGAACAAGGAGAAACGAAAATATTGTTTCAATCGCCTAAATCAGATGCTTTAAAGCACTTTTTGGAAGGATAA
- a CDS encoding MTH1187 family thiamine-binding protein translates to MAIVDVTVIPIGTETPSVSKYVAEVQKILESYSDRVTYRLTPMSTLIEGEIADLLEVVHAIHEAPFQAGIERVATNLRIDDRRDKKVKMDDKLDSVNRHLE, encoded by the coding sequence ATGGCAATTGTAGACGTTACGGTTATTCCGATTGGTACAGAAACTCCTAGTGTCAGCAAATATGTAGCTGAGGTACAGAAAATTCTTGAATCCTATTCAGATCGAGTTACTTATAGGTTAACACCAATGAGCACTCTTATTGAAGGGGAAATAGCAGATCTTCTCGAGGTGGTCCATGCCATACATGAGGCACCTTTTCAAGCGGGGATAGAGCGTGTCGCTACTAACCTTCGTATAGATGATCGTCGTGATAAAAAGGTTAAGATGGATGATAAACTTGATTCGGTAAACAGGCACTTAGAATAA
- the thiO gene encoding glycine oxidase ThiO yields the protein MANITIVGGGVIGLSIAYECRTRGHETTVVEAHKCGGQASGAAAGMLAPYSEIEEDPDDFFRLCQNSLKLFPKWQEEIKQNSDVDFEYSESGSLYCIYHEADRLSLETKQAWQRKFNVESTILNADEVREKEPGLSQDVVAALWCPEESHIYAPGYVSALLDACRKLGVRVIENAGEATFEENNVVVKGQRIASDRVVLAAGAWSMYWEEALGLTLPIYPIRGQICAYEAPSLNHIIFTSQGYLVAKANGSVVAGASEDIAGFDTAVTEHGVGRLEKWSKQVMPALQQKNPFHKWAGLRPATQDGFPIIGKLDHKPKVILATGHYRNGILLSPVTAKIVADEIDGSVSEIGLGQFRPDRFQVI from the coding sequence ATGGCTAACATTACGATTGTAGGAGGCGGAGTGATTGGTCTCTCCATTGCCTATGAATGCCGTACGAGGGGACATGAAACGACTGTAGTAGAAGCTCATAAGTGTGGGGGGCAAGCTTCAGGTGCAGCTGCAGGCATGCTTGCGCCTTATTCGGAAATTGAAGAAGATCCAGATGATTTTTTCAGGCTTTGCCAAAATAGTTTAAAGCTTTTCCCGAAATGGCAGGAAGAAATCAAACAGAATTCAGATGTTGATTTTGAATATAGCGAGAGCGGCAGTCTTTATTGTATCTATCATGAGGCTGATCGGCTGTCTCTTGAGACAAAGCAGGCCTGGCAACGTAAGTTTAACGTCGAATCTACAATATTAAATGCTGACGAAGTAAGAGAGAAAGAGCCAGGCCTTTCTCAAGATGTTGTTGCAGCATTATGGTGTCCAGAAGAGTCACATATTTATGCTCCTGGCTACGTCTCAGCACTTTTAGATGCTTGTCGCAAGTTAGGTGTTCGGGTGATAGAGAATGCGGGAGAGGCGACGTTTGAAGAGAATAACGTTGTGGTAAAAGGTCAACGGATCGCAAGCGATCGAGTTGTTCTTGCTGCAGGAGCATGGTCTATGTACTGGGAGGAAGCACTTGGTTTGACGTTGCCAATTTATCCAATACGAGGACAAATTTGCGCATATGAAGCCCCATCTCTCAATCACATTATTTTTACAAGTCAAGGCTATCTTGTAGCGAAAGCAAATGGATCAGTGGTTGCTGGTGCTTCGGAGGACATCGCTGGTTTTGATACAGCTGTTACGGAACATGGTGTAGGAAGACTTGAGAAATGGAGTAAGCAAGTGATGCCTGCCTTACAGCAGAAAAATCCATTTCATAAGTGGGCGGGGTTAAGACCTGCTACTCAAGATGGCTTTCCTATTATCGGAAAGCTAGATCATAAACCTAAGGTTATTTTAGCCACTGGTCATTATCGGAACGGAATCTTACTTAGTCCTGTTACAGCAAAGATTGTAGCTGATGAAATCGATGGAAGTGTTAGTGAAATAGGGCTCGGTCAATTTCGACCTGATCGTTTCCAGGTTATATAA
- a CDS encoding thiazole synthase: protein MNDKLTIAGKELSSRLFLGTGRYPNPYVQNKAIEASEAEVLTFAIRRVNLTAPNEDAILQHIENQSFHYLPNTSGATTAEEAIRIARLAKASGLSDWIKIEVSRDEKMLIPDPVETLKATEVLAKEGFVVLPYTSDDPALCYRLQEAGAAAVMPGGSPIGTGLGILNPYNIELITEQLKVPVIVDAGLGHASDVTQAMELGADGVLLNTAIAKARNPVMMAESVKLAIRAGRLSYVAGRIPKKKYATASSPVRN from the coding sequence ATGAATGATAAATTAACAATAGCCGGTAAAGAACTTTCTTCACGATTGTTTCTTGGCACGGGAAGATATCCAAATCCATATGTTCAAAATAAAGCAATTGAAGCTTCTGAAGCAGAAGTTCTCACATTTGCTATTCGAAGAGTGAATCTTACTGCACCAAATGAAGATGCGATTTTACAGCACATCGAGAATCAATCATTTCACTATTTGCCCAATACTTCCGGAGCTACGACTGCTGAAGAAGCCATTCGCATCGCTCGTTTAGCAAAAGCATCTGGCTTAAGTGATTGGATAAAAATCGAAGTTAGTCGTGATGAAAAAATGCTAATCCCTGATCCGGTGGAAACTTTGAAAGCTACAGAGGTTCTTGCTAAAGAAGGTTTTGTTGTTTTACCGTATACTTCTGATGATCCAGCACTTTGCTATCGACTACAAGAAGCAGGTGCAGCGGCAGTCATGCCAGGTGGATCTCCTATTGGAACTGGTCTCGGCATCTTAAATCCATACAATATTGAACTAATTACAGAACAACTGAAGGTACCAGTCATAGTCGATGCGGGTCTTGGACATGCATCTGATGTAACACAAGCGATGGAGCTTGGGGCAGATGGAGTCCTCCTTAATACAGCCATAGCGAAAGCGAGAAACCCTGTCATGATGGCTGAGTCAGTTAAGTTGGCTATTAGAGCAGGAAGATTGTCTTACGTTGCAGGAAGAATTCCTAAAAAGAAGTACGCCACTGCAAGTAGTCCAGTACGAAATTAA